TCACACCCGTGGGGTCAACACTATTCTGTCCGTCGTCGTTGCTCGCCATCGCACTTTCACTCCACTTTCTTTTCTTACGCGCGGGGGGCGAAATGTTCAGTGTGTTTTTCCGACGGTGAAAAACAACACACACTCGCGATTACTCGTCGCCACTTTTGTACCGCGGGACCCTGGACTTGCACTGGGACAATATCACGACAGGGTTAATGAAACGCGCAcggtacaataaataaaaacaaactttattcACGACATGACTAAACGATACATTTCACTATGGACGATAAACAATGACTCTCCACAACAAtaacaatgtaaacaacaaGTGACAACCACATTAAAAACACATATATGCGCATCTCCAGCATCGCTCAGTGACAGTCATGCTGTCGCACGCGAGCCCTGCGGTCTGAGCTGCGTCGGATGAATAACGTATCCGAGCGCGGCAAAATAGGGTTGTCCACAACACAGACGATAACAGCGCAGTTTCGGACAGTAGAATTACAAGACAGCTCTATCATTTCTGTCGGCTCATTGTCTATGGATAAAATTTagcttttaaatttaatttaattgcaataataaatatatcttaCCTTGAAGGCTTTTATGTGAGGCgactataaaattaatgttcacTGCAATGTTATAAAGAATAGTCAACCTTCCACCAAACTTTTAGCGTAATTATAACGGAATTAGCACCGGACACTAAGTCAAAACACGAATGCGGAATCAAAACACGGATACGaattcaaaacaattgaaataatatacactaatattaatgcaaagggactatgaaaaaacagaaattatatcatatttttttgactTCTTATCCCAGtgatgttatttttcatcaattctaataAGAGGAAAACACTTATTAAGATGAACGAAATTATTTCCTGTACATATTTGTAACAAGGAATGacatttttaaaatcaaaaaaatatatattcataaaaCACATTGAATGCATAGAGCCTTTGCAAAAAATACAAGATTTGACATATACTTCAATGAACACTGCACCATTTGTCATTCAGTGGGTATTTCActccaaaatgaacctctcacgtcagGGCAATCGCCTTCGGCGATACGGTGACTTGGGTCATATGACTTTGAGGAGTTCATCGCTGTCACATTCCATTCGCCCAGGAGAATCAGGCCCACTAAAAATGTCGAAGTGCACTTTTGCAGCCGTGTGGACAGATACAACAACTGCCCTAAATAGTTTAGGACCGCCAATCAGAAATACATCAGAGTGGCAAAAGGTATGAGAATAAAGTACTTCGAAAATTAATAAgtgtacagtggaaccccgattatccgcgatcgGATTaaccgcggtgcggattatgcgCGACAGCGAGTTGCATAGTAAATCCAtaggccttcccggaatttgcCAGTGAGTGATAGGCTTAtgcacttttgttttgattattggctttcacattatctgactacTGGCGTATACGACCttctagatggatagtttaatgatttgtgtattgataaaacatggtTTTCATGACGAACtatcttttttttcgtgtttggaactcattttcagtcctttattgcgttatccgcgattttcgtcatTCACGatgagctagccagactattccgcggataatcttCCACTGTAGTTTTATACAGACGTTTATTAATTCCAAACTTGTAAGATCATTCGCGAAATAAATTCCAAAGTTCACATCTCAAATAGAACGCAACTGTTCAAATATCGAATCTATCGTTAACCAAATCAGTATAGTTGACGTACAATATAAACGTTTTAGGTATTTCATTTCTTTTTGTTGATTCTAAATTACAATACAAGTCGCAATTATTCATTAGGATAATTTTTGCCATTCGTCATCCACCGTTGAACATGCTACTGGTTTACTTTACCAATTTATGTTCGCTGTTTTCCTTTTGACTTTTTTCATTCTTTGAAAACCGCAACAAGAATCTCAATTTCTTATGCTGTTTGTAGCCACGAAAAGGTCAATGGAATTCCTTCAGTGAACTCTGAAtcgattgcaaaaaaaatcgttcaattGCTTCTGCGTTTAAGTTCTCCTTTTCACTGAACGTGTTTGATATTACCAGggtataaagttttttttctttttattcattcacACAGGTTTGGACTGAtctaaaactaaaaactaaaaagaaGATGACAAATAACAAAAACGAATCCAAAGCTACAGGGGGAGGACCAAATAAAATGCATGCCTTTTCGCCATGCGAGGAAGCTGTGGTTAATTTGCTTTGCCTGGATAAAGCAATCAATCACAATGGTAACATACAAAAACACTTTTCGAAATATAATTAAACATTTTGATCCGCCCACAGGAACAGCTTTTGGTCTCCCGATGACATCGTCTCCGCAGCATACTCCAGATATCATGGAAATTGAAATCGACAATGTTGAGAACACACCACAGCCTGGCACAAGCAAACAATGTAGCACACCTAGGAGTATTCCCAAGAAAAGGAAGGTAATCGATACATCGGAGTTGCTATCTCAACAAACGGAATATCTTAAACAGTTGACTGCCAACTCTGAGCAATGTGTGAAATATGCGAGGAGGCAGTACTATTTGAAGGAAGAGAAATTTCGTTTAAAAAAAGAATACCTCCTTCGGGAAGAGAAGAGGAAGGAGCGGGAATTGGAATACCGGCTCGCTACTCTCGAATACAAAAAAAGAAAGCTAGATTTGTTGAAGGCGTCTAATAAAAAAGAATATGACTCGGAAtaaacaataaagaaaattataatataatatttaCGATTTTTTCTTATTATACAATTGATAACATAATTTCTTCTCTTATTCTATTAACATCAGTATTATCGTCTACGTTAAAAAAATGTGATTCTTCATTTTCGTAATCCTCTATATTATAAATTTCTTCCATATCATAAACAACTTTGTATTTTATACGTAAATTGTGCAGAGCACAACACACATTGATAGTTTTTGTAGCTTTGTCTGATGTATAGTGCAATTGTCTTGCACCTGATATGCTACGGAAAACACACTCCTATCGACCTTTCTACGGTAATTCTGGTCTTTGCTAATAACTCGTTGAATTTTGTCTTATTTGGGGACGTAGAATTGGAGGTAGTCCGGAACGGAGTGATCAAATATGGCTTCAAAGGATAGCCGGCATCACCTGTGATattaaaaatagaaatattaTTGAAATTCAAGAATGCTTGGAACAAAATATCGTACCTAGAAGCCAAGTATTTTTTCCCCGTGTTGATAATTCGTTAAAAGGTGATTGTCCAATGCACTTGCATTCCATATGAAACTATCGTGGCTAGATCCTGGATAGTTTGCATCAACGTACCTTATTATTAGTTGATGGTCGCAAACctgaaaaatagaaatatttatttttgctgTTTTGCTTATAATTACTATACTTACTATCAAAACATTAAGGCTGTGATATCCCTTTCTATTATAATATAGGTGCTGAATATTAGAATTTGGAGGAAAAATTCTAATATGCGTTCCATCCACGCAACCTATGACACCTGGAAAACCGGACTTCTGAAAAAATCCTAATTTTATCGCGTTTTTCTCTGGTTCGTTTGCAGGAAACCTAATTGCCATCGGACACACATGATTCAGGAGAATATCAATCACTTGAGTTAAGGCCTTCGACATGGTGGATTGTGCAATGCCAACGAATAGATCGTTTCCAGCACCTTTCTGATAACTTCCTTCAGCCAGGAATCTAATTGTCGCAGCAAGCTTAATGACCGGAAGAACAGATGTTGATCTTATAGTCGACTTATGATTACCTTCAACAACGTTCAGAAGGTGACGAAACAGATCCTTCGATACTCGGAAATATTTAACAAATCTGCAATGGAAATATTTCgtattataaacttgatctatataaataaaaaatgtaaggcaaaatctgttggtaagcggaaaacccgaggaaggaatggttcaatttgagtcatctatatttcgttgtattcgtctcttcccgtagatcaatatagcggagagaaaaaccggaaaattcggaaaattggattcccatgttctacaattatctaagcgttgttagtccatttgatgttggtgctaacgaaattgatttttgttcgaaaggccAAATGTgctggtgtgccctaaacccgaggaaggaatggtccgatttgagctgtctttattttgtaatattctcagtatcaaacatgtattccatgcaacggagaaacatgttattttcaaatgcttgaagaatcttgaacgagaattgtgtctgaaaataattttatatcaaaggacgaatttttgtagaagtactagacaattcatagtaaaaggaaatttatgaagggtcaaagggtaatcaatcaatgaagagttcagtgattggccTCACTAacattcacttagtaagaaaacgtgaatgtttgaaagtattcaaatcaaaaaatctattttgggcgggacgaagttcgtcgggtcagctagttagtaataataataacttGACAATTTTTGATAGTAGCATTTAACTTACATAGGATTAGGCATTTCCAAAGGATTCGAACGATCTCTAATCATTCGCCGTTCCAAACGGGCAATTGCTACTCCAGCTTCAAAGATGTAGTCATCATCTATCCAGAAGGCGAAACTGCTCATTGTCTATGGATAAAATTTAGCTttttaaaattgtttaaattcgataataaaTATATCCTACCTACCTTACTTGGCTTTTATGTGAGAAGACTACAAAATTATTGTTCACTGCACTTCTAGCGTAATTATCACGGAATCAGCACCGGGCGCTAAGTCAAAACACGAATGCGGAATCAAAACACGgatacaaaatcaaaacaattgaaataacatacaATCATTTTAATGCAAAGGGACTATGCAAAAACAGATTTGcaaatatattttgtttatcttcttatcccagtgatattatttttcatcaattataataagaggaaaaaaattataaagataAACGAAATTATTCCCTGTAAATATTTGTAACAAGGAAtgcaaatttttaaaatcaaaaaaaaaagaaagtgggttatatctatggtataaccgcaatggtgacgtaggactatcgttgattcagtgatcctttgtttgaagttgaatctgaatccatgctgaatgaatgaataaatgaatatttgggggacttcgaaaacgagagcgttacgttggaggtacaaggttttatgcatccaatattggatacgaaaatatcctactgatggggaagaataatcttcagaagctatcctgctaattgcgattgattgaaaaatcacaaaacctaatgtatttggtcacagtgttacatggatagaaaacattcaaataaactctttcacatgaatgtatttttaaattaccagaggaactggcagattattttcagtaacgattagaaattccacattttcctcgatactggaagcccaccagtggttaatgctaactcgataaccatctgttaatagcacttgattgaaacatatttgatcacagtgttacatggatagaaaacattcaaataaactcattcacacgaatgtatttttaaactcccagaggaactggcagattattttccggatctttctcgatgccgaatggcatccaaacggaaagaattccgcgtgtgtatgtgtgtgtgtgtgtgtagcggctgcttcgagatcttcccggggaaccgtttgtggcatcactatcctcctgatggattcatgtctggcctaaggtgcacaaacaggctcttggtgacaccattcatccgcgctttcatgataaacgaagagcttcaccacaacagcgacaacatgctccaatcgctgttcaattagaactgagtggatttccgagcggcgctcgcttatataccgattggtgatttcaatagcctgttttgaaagcaattttaatactattgaaacaagtttttggatcaaaaagtaacaagtatagaacgcgtagacattttatcgttCTAATGAACTGtttatcattccatttcgttcagttgtttaggagcta
The Toxorhynchites rutilus septentrionalis strain SRP chromosome 2, ASM2978413v1, whole genome shotgun sequence genome window above contains:
- the LOC129766255 gene encoding uncharacterized protein LOC129766255 — its product is MTNNKNESKATGGGPNKMHAFSPCEEAVVNLLCLDKAINHNGTAFGLPMTSSPQHTPDIMEIEIDNVENTPQPGTSKQCSTPRSIPKKRKVIDTSELLSQQTEYLKQLTANSEQCVKYARRQYYLKEEKFRLKKEYLLREEKRKERELEYRLATLEYKKRKLDLLKASNKKEYDSE